In a genomic window of Gloeocapsopsis dulcis:
- a CDS encoding DUF3140 domain-containing protein → MSNDDTTIDQFYDVVNMTPKELGSWLDTEESQSVGQKDGDDESIGHKSGKRIIELLQKKKSEYTDDDLSHMKKVISYVHRHTAQKPSSDIEDSRWRYSLKNWGHDPLK, encoded by the coding sequence ATGAGTAATGATGATACGACTATTGATCAGTTTTATGATGTCGTCAATATGACACCAAAAGAACTTGGTTCGTGGCTTGATACAGAAGAATCTCAATCAGTAGGACAGAAAGATGGAGACGATGAATCAATAGGTCATAAATCAGGTAAACGGATAATCGAACTTTTGCAAAAGAAGAAAAGCGAATATACAGACGATGACTTATCTCATATGAAGAAAGTCATTAGTTACGTTCACCGTCACACTGCACAAAAACCATCCAGTGACATAGAAGACTCTCGTTGGAGATACTCGTTAAAAAATTGGGGACATGACCCTTTGAAATAA
- a CDS encoding DUF2945 domain-containing protein, which yields MTDEFKKGDKVEWKTSQGKTTGEVKKKLTSPTDIKGHHVAASKDNPEYLVESDKSGKEAAHKPDALEKIEE from the coding sequence TTGACTGACGAATTCAAAAAAGGTGACAAAGTAGAGTGGAAAACTTCACAAGGTAAAACTACAGGCGAAGTCAAGAAAAAACTCACCTCCCCAACCGATATTAAAGGACATCACGTTGCGGCTTCAAAAGATAACCCTGAGTATCTCGTAGAAAGCGACAAATCAGGAAAAGAAGCAGCACATAAACCAGATGCTTTAGAAAAAATTGAGGAGTAG
- a CDS encoding hydantoinase B/oxoprolinase family protein, whose translation MNARWEFWIDRGGTFTDIVAKNPAGKLVIHKLLSENPDRYTDAPIQGIREILGIAPNAPIPADQIATVKMGTTVATNALLECKGDRTVLVITKGFGDALRIGYQNRPDIFARQIMLPEMLYERVIEVEERYTAQGEELIKLNLDTIADKLQAAYQDGIRACAIVLMHGYRYPAHEKEIATLARTIGYTQVSVSHEVSPLMKLISRGDTTVVDAYLSPILRRYVDQVSSQLSAYSGQDAYSTPSLMFMQSNGGLTDAQTFQGKDSILSGPAGGIVGAVQTSLIAGFNKIISFDMGGTSTDVAHYNGEYERTFETEVAGVRLRTPMMAIYTVAAGGGSILQFDGARYRVGPESAGAHPGPAAYAKGGPLTVTDCNVMMGKLQPNFFPKVFGVNGNLPLDAEVVRRKFAELVREIGDNRTPEQVAAGFLAIAVEKMANAIKKISLQRGYDVSEYTLCCFGGAGGQHACLIADALGMEQVFIHPYAGVLSAYGMGLADVRVIRERAVEEVLSEELDLLGVLAALEAEGKEELNHRDTQGIEVLCKVHLRYEGTDAALIVSFGDVEVMRREFEGLHRQRYGFIAPEKRLIVEVVSVEVVGKNDVPVEEIVLRRSDEKVALATVQMYTMDAWHATPVYQREELQPEDSISGPALIVEATGTNVIEPGWTATVSDRNHLILQRTQHFQTGNTSLATSSPDPVMLEIFNNLFRAIAEQMGVTLQNTSSSVNIKERLDFSCAIFDGDGQLVANAPHIPVHLGSMSESVQALIADRGTTLKPGDVFASNNPYNGGTHLPDITVITPVFPAHLSLTLHSPLFYVASRGHHADIGGMTPGSMPPNSVTVEEEGVLLDNFQLIADGNFREKELLDFLQNGRYPVRNSTQNIADLKAQIAANERGVQELHKMVEHYLDTVQAYMKFVQDNAEESVRRVINILQDGKFTCDLDNGSVIQVAVSINKSTRSARIDFSGTSPQIKSNFNAPSAICKAAVLYVFRTLVDDDIPLNAGCLKPLEIIIPEGCLLNPRYPAAVVAGNVETSQAITDALYGALGVMAASQGTMNNFTFGSDRYQYYETICGGSGAGKEFDGTDAVHTHMTNSRLTDPEVLEWRFPVLLESFSIRPHSGGKGHHRGGNGVIRRIQFREPMTAAILSGRRIIPPFGLSGGENGAVGKNTVEHSDGTIEELGSTATVEMQPGDVFMIETPGGGGYGENTVSP comes from the coding sequence ATGAATGCTCGTTGGGAATTTTGGATTGATCGGGGAGGTACATTTACCGATATTGTGGCAAAAAATCCTGCTGGTAAATTAGTCATTCACAAGCTTTTATCAGAAAACCCCGATCGCTACACTGATGCTCCCATACAAGGTATTCGAGAAATTTTAGGCATTGCACCCAATGCACCCATACCAGCAGATCAAATCGCTACGGTGAAGATGGGCACAACAGTCGCCACAAATGCACTGCTTGAATGTAAAGGCGATCGCACAGTTTTAGTGATTACAAAGGGATTTGGCGATGCACTCCGTATTGGCTATCAAAACCGCCCTGATATTTTTGCTCGGCAAATTATGCTACCAGAAATGCTCTACGAGCGAGTGATTGAAGTAGAAGAACGCTACACCGCTCAAGGCGAAGAACTTATTAAGCTAAATCTCGACACTATTGCTGATAAATTACAAGCTGCTTATCAAGATGGTATTCGTGCGTGTGCCATTGTTTTGATGCACGGTTATCGCTATCCAGCACATGAGAAGGAAATTGCCACTCTAGCGAGGACCATTGGCTACACTCAAGTATCAGTATCGCACGAAGTTAGCCCGTTGATGAAATTAATTAGTCGAGGTGACACGACAGTTGTTGATGCTTACTTGTCTCCAATACTACGCAGGTATGTAGACCAGGTATCAAGTCAGCTATCAGCCTACAGCGGGCAAGATGCCTACTCTACTCCCTCGCTCATGTTTATGCAATCAAACGGTGGTCTTACTGATGCTCAAACCTTTCAGGGAAAAGACAGTATTCTCTCAGGACCTGCTGGTGGGATTGTTGGGGCAGTACAAACGAGCCTGATAGCTGGATTTAACAAAATTATTAGCTTTGACATGGGTGGAACTTCTACTGATGTTGCCCATTACAACGGCGAGTATGAACGTACCTTTGAAACTGAAGTGGCTGGAGTGCGTTTGCGTACTCCGATGATGGCAATTTATACTGTAGCGGCTGGTGGTGGTTCAATTTTGCAGTTTGATGGAGCGCGATATCGTGTTGGTCCAGAATCGGCGGGTGCTCATCCAGGACCTGCGGCTTACGCCAAAGGTGGTCCATTAACGGTCACTGACTGCAATGTGATGATGGGGAAGTTACAGCCGAACTTCTTTCCAAAAGTCTTTGGTGTGAATGGCAATCTGCCTTTGGATGCAGAAGTGGTGCGACGGAAGTTTGCAGAATTAGTCAGGGAGATTGGAGACAATCGCACGCCGGAACAGGTAGCAGCTGGTTTTTTGGCGATCGCTGTTGAAAAAATGGCAAACGCGATTAAAAAAATCTCTCTACAACGCGGTTATGATGTTTCCGAATATACTTTGTGCTGTTTTGGCGGTGCAGGTGGGCAACACGCTTGTTTGATTGCGGATGCGTTGGGGATGGAGCAAGTGTTTATTCATCCTTATGCAGGGGTGTTATCTGCTTATGGCATGGGCTTGGCTGATGTGCGGGTGATTCGCGAACGGGCTGTGGAGGAGGTTTTAAGTGAGGAGTTGGATTTATTGGGGGTGTTAGCTGCGTTGGAGGCTGAGGGAAAGGAGGAATTGAACCACAGAGACACACAGGGTATTGAGGTTTTGTGCAAGGTGCATTTGAGGTACGAGGGGACAGATGCAGCTTTGATAGTGAGTTTTGGTGATGTGGAGGTGATGCGACGGGAGTTTGAGGGTTTGCATCGTCAGCGCTATGGATTTATTGCGCCGGAAAAAAGATTGATTGTGGAGGTGGTTTCGGTTGAGGTGGTGGGTAAAAATGATGTTCCTGTGGAGGAAATCGTTTTACGTAGGAGTGATGAGAAGGTAGCGCTGGCAACTGTACAGATGTATACAATGGATGCTTGGCACGCAACGCCTGTGTATCAACGTGAGGAGTTGCAACCAGAAGACTCAATTTCAGGTCCTGCGCTAATTGTGGAAGCAACAGGGACGAATGTTATTGAACCAGGATGGACTGCAACAGTTAGCGATCGCAACCACTTAATTCTACAGCGCACACAGCACTTCCAAACTGGAAATACATCACTAGCTACTTCTTCCCCCGATCCGGTAATGCTGGAAATCTTCAACAATTTGTTTCGGGCGATCGCTGAGCAAATGGGAGTAACGCTACAAAATACAAGTTCTTCGGTCAATATTAAAGAAAGGCTTGATTTTTCCTGTGCTATTTTTGACGGTGACGGACAGTTAGTCGCTAATGCACCCCATATTCCAGTTCACTTGGGTTCGATGAGTGAAAGTGTTCAAGCACTGATCGCAGATCGCGGAACTACTCTCAAACCAGGAGATGTTTTTGCATCGAATAATCCCTATAACGGTGGAACTCACCTTCCCGATATCACTGTTATTACTCCCGTATTTCCAGCCCACTTATCACTCACTCTCCACTCACCACTTTTCTACGTTGCCTCACGCGGACACCATGCAGATATTGGCGGAATGACTCCTGGTTCTATGCCTCCAAATAGTGTCACAGTAGAAGAAGAAGGAGTTTTACTGGATAATTTTCAGCTAATTGCTGATGGTAATTTTAGAGAAAAAGAACTTTTAGATTTTTTACAAAATGGGCGTTATCCAGTACGAAATTCTACCCAAAATATTGCTGATCTAAAAGCACAAATTGCAGCGAACGAACGCGGCGTTCAAGAACTCCACAAAATGGTAGAACATTATCTAGATACTGTGCAAGCTTATATGAAGTTTGTACAGGATAATGCCGAAGAGTCTGTACGTCGTGTGATTAATATTTTACAAGATGGTAAGTTTACTTGTGATTTAGATAATGGTAGTGTAATTCAAGTTGCTGTTTCTATTAATAAATCAACTCGCAGCGCTCGCATTGATTTTAGCGGAACTTCACCACAAATTAAAAGTAATTTTAATGCTCCATCTGCTATATGTAAAGCCGCAGTTTTGTACGTTTTCCGCACTTTGGTAGATGATGATATTCCGTTGAATGCTGGGTGTCTGAAACCTTTAGAAATTATTATTCCTGAAGGTTGTTTACTTAATCCGCGCTATCCAGCTGCTGTCGTCGCTGGAAATGTTGAAACTTCCCAAGCAATCACTGATGCATTATACGGTGCTTTAGGTGTCATGGCAGCATCTCAAGGAACCATGAACAACTTTACCTTCGGAAGCGATCGCTATCAATATTACGAAACCATTTGTGGTGGTTCGGGTGCAGGAAAAGAATTTGATGGTACTGATGCTGTACACACACATATGACAAATTCTCGTCTCACCGATCCTGAAGTCTTAGAGTGGCGGTTCCCTGTATTACTTGAAAGCTTTAGTATTCGTCCTCATAGTGGTGGGAAAGGACATCATCGAGGTGGTAACGGTGTGATCCGTCGTATTCAGTTTCGCGAACCAATGACAGCAGCAATCCTTTCAGGGCGTCGCATTATTCCTCCGTTTGGTTTATCCGGTGGAGAAAATGGTGCAGTAGGAAAAAATACGGTTGAACATAGCGATGGAACTATCGAGGAGTTAGGAAGTACTGCAACCGTTGAAATGCAACCAGGAGATGTATTTATGATTGAAACTCCTGGTGGCGGAGGATATGGTGAGAATACCGTTTCACCTTAA